In the genome of Mesorhizobium sp. NBSH29, the window GGCGGTGTCCCGCCTGATAGGGCGCGCAGGTCCAGCTGGGTTCGCATCCGAGCGCGCGATACGCGTCCATCATCCGGCGCGCCATCGATCGTTGCGGTTCCTCGAGGCGCACACGCGAACATCCCGTGAGGTCGAGCGCGCCGACGTTCAATGTCGCGCGAACCGAAACATGGGCGCTGCCTGCAACCAGCTTTTCGGCAAACAGCGTGCCGCTATCGCCATGATACAGCGCACCGTCAATGTGGGCAGACTGGATCTCGATGAGATGGGGCGCACCAAGCAGCCGTCCGGCGCCCGCAACGATGCGCATCGCCATAGCGGCCCCGTCGCCATCGCGCCCGGCAGCGATGGCCTGTTCATCGGGCGTCAGGCTGAGACTCATGCGGCCCTCGCATAACGCACCGTGTCAAACCGTGCTGCGAGCGCGTCATAGAGTAAGATACGTCCCACGAGCGGCTCGCCAATGCCGGTGATCAGCTTGATCACTTCCATCGCCTGCAAAGTTCCCATCACGCCGGTCAGCGCGCCAACGATGCCCGCTTCAGCACAGGAGGGAATAAGCCCCTCTGGCGGCGGCTCGGGAAACAGGTCGCGATAGCGCGGGAACAGCTTCCCATCGCTCCCGGTCTCGTAGGGTTTCAGGACCGTCAACGAACCATCGAAGCGGCCAACGGCGGCGTGGACCAGCGGGCGCTGACCCGTGTCGCAGGCATCGGCAAGACTATAGCGTGTCGCAAAATTATCCGAACCGTCGACGACAATGTCGTAGGCGGCGATCAGCCCGTTCACGTTGCTGGCATCGAGCCGCATACGGTGCTGGGTAACCGTCACGTGTGGATTGAGCGCCCCGATGGCCGCTGCCGCGCTTGCGGTTTTCGGCTGGTCGATGGCTGCCATGCCGTGGATTACCTGCCGCTGAAGATTGGAGAGCGAAACGATATCATCGTCGACAATCCCGAGCGTGCCGACGCCTGCCGCCGCCAGATAGTGCAGCACCGGCGCGCCAAGGCCGCCAGCGCCAATCACCAGAACGCGAGCCCGCTTCAGCCGCTGCTGCCCGCTGCCGCCGATCTCAGGCAAGATGATGTGGCGCGCGTAGCGCTCCAGTTCGTCAGGGGAGAGCGGTGTGGGATTGGAAACGTTCATATCCGGAACATAGCATCAGGATCGGCTTTGTCAGGTATCAACATTGGCGGACACGCGGCCATGGTCGACATGGAGGAATTGCGCCCGCCCGCGCAGTGCTGAAAACAGACTGGTTTCGGTGCCGGTCATGAACACCTGACAGCCGAGATCATCCAGGATAGCAAATAATGCTGCGCGCCGGTCCGCATCCAGATGGGCTGCAATTTCATCAAGCAGCAGGATCGGTACCAACCCGGAAATCTCGCCGCAAAGCCTCGCATGAGACAGGATAAGTCCGACCAGAAGCGCCTTTTGCTCGCCGGTGGAACACAGTTCAGCTGGCATATCCTTGGGCGAATGACGCACCAACAGGTCTGACCGGTGTGGTCCTTCAAGCGTGCGCCCGGCGGCACGGTCGCGCTCACGCCCTTCAGCAAGACGCCGGCGGAAATCCTCCTCGACATCGACAGCTGGCCGGTGGCCGATCGCCTCCTCAAGCGCGCCCGAAAGTGCGAAGTCAGCTTTGGGAAAAGGTGTGTTCTCGGGCAGCCGCGCCACCATGCCCGCAAGCAGGCGCGCCAGTTCGCCCCGCGCTGCGGCAATCGCGGTACCAGTCTCGGCCATCTGGGTTTCAATGGCCTCGAACCAGCTTCCATTGCGCGAATTTTCCGCCAACAGCCGGTTTCGACCGCGCATCGCCTTTTCATAATCGAGTGCACGCTGGCCATGGGCCGGATCTACCGCCAATACCAGCCGGTCAAGAAAACGCCGGCGGTCGGCTGCCGGTCCGGTAAACAGCGCGTCCATGGAAGGCGTAATCCAGGTGACGCGCACCCATTCGAGCAGGCGGTCGGCAGATTTTGACGGTGCACCATTGATGCGCACGCGGCGAACGGTTTCGCCATCTCCGACTGTCCCTGTCCCGATGCTGCATTCGCCAGCAGGACCGTTCAGTTCGGCATGCAGCGCAAAACCGCTGACGGTTCCTGCCCTCGCGACATCACCGTACGGTGCGCGCCGCAGCCCGCGCCCTGGTGTCAGGAAAGAAATAGCTTCGAGAAGATTGGTTTTACCGGCGCCGTTTGCGCCGGTGAAGACAACCGGTCCAGGCATCAGCTCAAGTGAAAGAGCTTGATAATTGCGGAAATCGGTCAGCGTCAGCTTGCTGACATGCGGCGCGATCTCGCCGTGTTGCCGGCCAGCCTGCTCTTGATCCGGCATGGCCAGCTGTGAGCTAGACACGCATCGGCATGAGCACGTAGAGCGCGTGTTCGTCCGTCGTGTCGTGAATGAGGGTAGGGGATCCGGCATCCGCCAGCATGAAACGGGCCTCGCTGCCCGAAAGCTGCGCGGTCACATCCATCAGATATTTGGCGTTGAAGCCAATCTCGATTGGATCGGACGAGTATTCTGCGTGCACTTCTTCCGTGGCGCTACCCGAATCGGGGTTGTTGACGGCCAGTGTCACCAGCCCCTCGGTGATCGACATCTTCACCGCGCGTCCACGCTCGGAGGAAATCGTCGAAACGCGGTCAACAGCAGCAGCAAAGCTTTGTCGGTCGATAATCAGCTTCTTATCGTTGCCGGTCGGAATGACCCGCTGATAGTCAGGGAACGTCCCGTCGATAAGCTTGGATGTCAGGACGACGCTCCCAATGGTGAAGCGAATTTTGGTGTCGGAAAGTTCGATCGTCACCGCTACATCTGGGTTATCGACCAGCTTTTGCAACTCGCTGACAGTCTTGCGTGGAATGATGATGCCGGGCATGCCTTCGCAGCCTGCAGGAGCTTCCATTTCGGCACGCGCCAGCCGGTGGCCATCGGTCGCCACCGAGCGCAGCTTCAATTTCCCGCCGCTTTCAATCGCGTGCAGGTAGATGCCGTTCAGATAATAGCGGGTTTCCTCGGTCGAGATCGCAAACTGCGTCTTTTCAATCAGGCCCTTGAGCGCTGCCGAGTCGATCCGAAAAATATGCGAGAACGCGCCAGCCGTGAGCTCGGGAAAATCCGATTGCGGCAGGCATTGAAGCCGGAAATTCGACCGGCCCGAGATGACCGACATGGACTGACCTTCGTCGTCCGTCTTCAGCATCACTTCCGCGCCATCTGAAAGCTTGCGCACGATGTCGTAGAGCAGGTGTGCAGGAACGGTTGTCGCACCGCCTTGCTCCACATTGGCGGCCGTGGCTTCGGTCACTTCCAGGTCAAGGTCGGTTGCCTTCATCTCCAGGCTTGCGCCGGTGCCGGCCAGAAGCACGTTGGAGAGAATCGGAATGGTGTTCCGGCGCTCAACGACACGGTGAACGTGGTTCAGCGACTTCAGAAGATTAGAGCGTTCAATGACTACACGCATGACGAGTTGGTCTCGCTACAATGGAAGGTGCGGAATTCCGCCGACGGGTTCGTCGCGAAGGACCGCAACTGGGTCAGAATCGCTGCAAACTGACAGGAAAACACCGGTAAAGGCAAGCCCGCGGAGGGCTGAGACAGCACTTCCGAGGGCTTTCTGGGGATAACGCCTGCATTGCAGGAGGGAGGTCCGCCGCATCCCCGTTTTTGCAGTGCTTACGCCTGATCGGAGATCAGCCTGCGGAGCAGTTCGAGCTCCTGCGCCAGCGTGTTGTCGTCGCCCGATAGGCCCTCGATCTTGCGCACCGCGTGGAGAACCGTGGTGTGATCACGCCCGCCAAAGCGCCGGCCGATCTCAGGCAGCGAGCGCGGCGTCATCACCTTGGCCAGATACATGGCGATCTGCCGCGGCTTGACGATGGTGCGCGTGCGCCGGTTGGACAACAGCTCCGTCTTCGACACATTGTAATGCCGCGCCACGATGCGCTGGATGTCCTCGATCCGCACCCGCTTGGGCTCGCCGGAGCGATAGATGTGGCCCAAAATCTCATCGATTCGGTCGATAGTGATCTGCGGTTCGAACGAATGGCGAAACAAGAGCTGGTTGAACGCGCCCTCGAGCTCGCGACCGCTGCCGGTGACGGTCCGTGCGACGTGGGTGAGGATGTCGTCTGGAATGTTCAGCGACTGATCCTCTGCCTTGGCGGCCGCATGCCTGAGCTTCAGCATGCCAAGGCGCATACCAAAATCTGGCGACGACATCTCCAGCGCAACGCCGCCGTTGAGGCGCGAACGCACCCGCGGCTCGAGCGATTCCAATTCCGAAGGCGGGCGGTCAGCAGCCACGACTACCTGCTTGGCGCTGTCCAGCAGCATGTTGATGAGGTGACAGAATTCGTGCTGGATCGATTTGCCCTGCAGGAATTGCATGTCGTCGATGATCAGCAGATCAATGTCGCGCAACTGCTCCTTCAACGTCAGCGCATTGTTGTCGCGGATCGCGGTGGCAAAGCGCCACATGAAATACTCCGCCGTGAGATAGACCACCCGCGATTGCGGATTCTGGCGCAGCGCTTCGGCGGCGATGGCCTGCAACAGATGGGTTTTGCCCAGCCCGACAGTCGCATGCAGGAACAGCGGGTTAAAACGCACCGCCGTCGACTGCGATTCGGCTACGGCCTTGGCAGCTGCGAAAGCGACGCGGTTTGACGGGCCCTCGATGAAGGACTGGAACGTGTAGCGACCATCAAGCGGCGAGCCCAGAACGGTCTGGCGACCCTCGGTCGGCGCAGCGCCATTGCGGGAGACCGGAAGGCGGTCTGATCGCACAGAAGCCAGTGTGCCGGAGCCGAGCGCCGTCTGCGTCGGCTTCAAGGCCTTGCGCATCAAAGGCTGATCGATCTCGGGCAGCGCACGGCTTTGTCGCGTTGCGCTGCGCACTACGATTTCGATCTTCAGGCAGTCGGGTTCTTCTTTACGCCAAAGTTCGTTGATCAGGTCGAGGTAGTGACCGTTGATCCATGAGCGCAGGAAAGCCGTCGGCACCGAAAGCCGTGCAAGCCCTTTGGAGGCTTCCGCAAGCTTCATCCTCCCAAACCAGCTGGAATAGACTTCGCTGCCAAGGCGTGCCTTCAGCTGGATCTTTACCCGGTCAAACGTGTTTTCTGCGTTCCCTGCGACTGCCGCTCCCATAACCTGCCCCTCAATGCTGTTGTGAAAAGGAATATGGCCCCCCGCTTCCCTTTCGATTGCGCTCTGCATGATCGTCCCAGTCCTTATGTTGGTCGCCAATCACACCTCCGCCCGGTGCTGAATGACAACAATTCGTTTTCACCGGGCGCCATCCGCGTGGCCGCCCAGTCCTCTACCCGAACGCCGATTTGACGTTCCAGGCGTTGCCGCGTCCCCTGTCTGCGCAAGGCCAAACTTTCCCGAGTCCGGCGCGAACGCCAGAGTGAAAGTCACCCCGATCCAGGATCTTCAGCGTCAGGTCGTTTTGGATTGTCAAAGCTTCGCCACCCGCGGATAATCTCCCGCGCTGCATATTTCAGCAATTTCAGCTAGGCTCCGAGGCTGTCCGGCCCGTCCCTCTTGATGTTTTGAGACTACAAAAAACGCTGTGGACAGGGCAAGGCCACGGCTAACG includes:
- the recF gene encoding DNA replication/repair protein RecF (All proteins in this family for which functions are known are DNA-binding proteins that assist the filamentation of RecA onto DNA for the initiation of recombination or recombinational repair.), which produces MPDQEQAGRQHGEIAPHVSKLTLTDFRNYQALSLELMPGPVVFTGANGAGKTNLLEAISFLTPGRGLRRAPYGDVARAGTVSGFALHAELNGPAGECSIGTGTVGDGETVRRVRINGAPSKSADRLLEWVRVTWITPSMDALFTGPAADRRRFLDRLVLAVDPAHGQRALDYEKAMRGRNRLLAENSRNGSWFEAIETQMAETGTAIAAARGELARLLAGMVARLPENTPFPKADFALSGALEEAIGHRPAVDVEEDFRRRLAEGRERDRAAGRTLEGPHRSDLLVRHSPKDMPAELCSTGEQKALLVGLILSHARLCGEISGLVPILLLDEIAAHLDADRRAALFAILDDLGCQVFMTGTETSLFSALRGRAQFLHVDHGRVSANVDT
- the dnaN gene encoding DNA polymerase III subunit beta; this encodes MRVVIERSNLLKSLNHVHRVVERRNTIPILSNVLLAGTGASLEMKATDLDLEVTEATAANVEQGGATTVPAHLLYDIVRKLSDGAEVMLKTDDEGQSMSVISGRSNFRLQCLPQSDFPELTAGAFSHIFRIDSAALKGLIEKTQFAISTEETRYYLNGIYLHAIESGGKLKLRSVATDGHRLARAEMEAPAGCEGMPGIIIPRKTVSELQKLVDNPDVAVTIELSDTKIRFTIGSVVLTSKLIDGTFPDYQRVIPTGNDKKLIIDRQSFAAAVDRVSTISSERGRAVKMSITEGLVTLAVNNPDSGSATEEVHAEYSSDPIEIGFNAKYLMDVTAQLSGSEARFMLADAGSPTLIHDTTDEHALYVLMPMRV
- the dnaA gene encoding chromosomal replication initiator protein DnaA, whose product is MGAAVAGNAENTFDRVKIQLKARLGSEVYSSWFGRMKLAEASKGLARLSVPTAFLRSWINGHYLDLINELWRKEEPDCLKIEIVVRSATRQSRALPEIDQPLMRKALKPTQTALGSGTLASVRSDRLPVSRNGAAPTEGRQTVLGSPLDGRYTFQSFIEGPSNRVAFAAAKAVAESQSTAVRFNPLFLHATVGLGKTHLLQAIAAEALRQNPQSRVVYLTAEYFMWRFATAIRDNNALTLKEQLRDIDLLIIDDMQFLQGKSIQHEFCHLINMLLDSAKQVVVAADRPPSELESLEPRVRSRLNGGVALEMSSPDFGMRLGMLKLRHAAAKAEDQSLNIPDDILTHVARTVTGSGRELEGAFNQLLFRHSFEPQITIDRIDEILGHIYRSGEPKRVRIEDIQRIVARHYNVSKTELLSNRRTRTIVKPRQIAMYLAKVMTPRSLPEIGRRFGGRDHTTVLHAVRKIEGLSGDDNTLAQELELLRRLISDQA
- a CDS encoding molybdopterin-synthase adenylyltransferase MoeB: MNVSNPTPLSPDELERYARHIILPEIGGSGQQRLKRARVLVIGAGGLGAPVLHYLAAAGVGTLGIVDDDIVSLSNLQRQVIHGMAAIDQPKTASAAAAIGALNPHVTVTQHRMRLDASNVNGLIAAYDIVVDGSDNFATRYSLADACDTGQRPLVHAAVGRFDGSLTVLKPYETGSDGKLFPRYRDLFPEPPPEGLIPSCAEAGIVGALTGVMGTLQAMEVIKLITGIGEPLVGRILLYDALAARFDTVRYARAA